A genomic region of Paroedura picta isolate Pp20150507F chromosome 4, Ppicta_v3.0, whole genome shotgun sequence contains the following coding sequences:
- the NEURL2 gene encoding neuralized-like protein 2 → MASSCCPPSRFHPVHGANVRLDPSRTQATRVESFANGLCFSQEPLAPGQVFLVEIEEKELGWCGHLRVGLMARDPSSLDVVPEYSLPDLVNRGDSWVFAITRNHNRVTPEGAPEQSPGRVRGFLADPYLLIEQVRIPRDKLVGRSRPSRYSHILDDLYKNNVLPATARRSRIGVLYTLQPDGTADMHMVINGEDMGPSAKGLPAACPLYAVVDVFASTKSVRLIQVEHGFPSLQTLCRLIIQKHIVHRLAIDGLDLPPLLKNFCKYE, encoded by the exons ATGGCGTCCTCCTGCTGCCCGCCCAGCAGGTTCCACCCTGTCCACGGGGCAAACGTCCGCCTGGACCCCTCCCGCACCCAGGCCACGCGGGTGGAGAGCTTTGCCAACGGCCTGTGCTTCAGCCAGGAGCCCCTGGCCCCGGGGCAGGTCTTCCTGGTGGAGATCGAGGAGAAGGAGCTGGGCTGGTGCGGCCACCTGCGGGTGGGGCTGATGGCCAGAGACCCCTCCAGCCTGGACGTGGTGCCCGAGTACTCCCTGCCCGACCTGGTCAACAGGGGCGACAGCTGGGTCTTTGCCATCACCCGCAACCACAACCGGGTCACTCCGGAGGGCGCCCCGGAGCAGAGCCCGGGAAGGGTGCGGGGCTTCCTCGCCGACCCCTATTTGCTGATTGAGCAGGTGCGGATCCCCCGAGACAAGCTGGTGGGGCGGAGCAGGCCCAGCCGGTACAGCCACATCCTGGACGACCTGTACAAGAACAACGTGTTGCCAGCCACAGCCCGGAGGAGCCGCATTGGGGTCCTCTACACTCTGCAGCCTGACGGGACGGCCGACATGCACATGGTCATCAACGGGGAGGACATGGGGCCCAGCGCCAAGGGCCTGCCTGCCGCCTGCCCCCTCTACGCCGTTGTCGACGTCTTTGCTTCCACCAAGAGCGTCCGACTCATCCAGGTGGAACATGGCT TTCCCTCCTTGCAGACCCTCTGCCGGCTGATCATCCAGAAGCATATTGTGCACCGGCTGGCCATCGACGGGCTCGACCTCCCGCCCCTCCTGAAGAACTTCTGCAAATACGAGTGA
- the CTSA gene encoding lysosomal protective protein → MRALSGSAALLLLLVLLSGAGAGPSGHAVGYLPGLAKQPSFRHYSGYLDVDQDKHLHYWFVEAQGGDAADKPLVLWLNGGPGCSSVTGLLTEHGPFTIQEDGATLEYNDYAWNKLAHILYLESPIGVGYSYSDGKDYQTNDTEVARVNYLALKQFLRLYPEHCGKDLYLTGESYGGIYIPTLATLVMQDPSLNLKGLAVGNGLSCYETNDNSLVYFAYYHGLLGTRLWTDLQKFCCSQGKCNFHDSSSVNCTLAMVEVIRIVDESGLNIYNLYAPCAGGVPGSYRYHEDKLVTHDLGNTFIRQPARYTWRQNLLLMPKGKKGVRLDPPCTNTTAPSNYMNDPQVRKALHIADDAPEWEMCSFAVSRGYKRLFSKMNDQYLKLLGAAKYRILLYNGDVDMACNFLGDEWFVNSLDQKLEVSRRPWIYTDENGQDQIGGFVKEFTGISFLTIKGAGHMVPSDKPRAAFNVFDRFINKKPF, encoded by the exons ATGCGCGCCTTGTCTGGATCTgccgcgctgctgctgctgctggtgctgctgtccGGGGCCGGGGCGGGGCCGTCGGGGCACGCGGTGGGCTACCTGCCGGGGCTGGCCAAGCAGCCGTCCTTCCGCCACTACTCGGGCTACCTGGACGTGGACCAAGACAAGCACCTGCACTACTG GTTCGTGGAGGCGCAGGGCGGCGACGCGGCGGACAAGCCCCTGGTGCTGTGGCTGAACGGCGGGCCCGGCTGCAGCTCCGTCACGGGCCTCCTCACCGAGCACGGGCCCTTCACG ATTCAGGAGGATGGGGCCACCCTGGAGTACAACGACTACGCCTGGAACAAG CTGGCCCACATCCTGTACTTGGAGTCCCCCATCGGCGTGGGCTACTCCTACTCGGACGGCAAAGACTACCAGACCAATGACACGGAG gTGGCCCGGGTGAACTACCTGGCCCTGAAGCAATTCCTCCGCCTCTACCCGGAGCACTGTGGCAAAGACCTCTACCTCACCGGCGAGAGCTACGGGGGCATCTACATCCCCACCCTGGCCACCCTGGTCATGCAGGACCCCAGCCTCAACTTGAAG GGCCTCGCCGTGGGCAACGGGCTCTCCTGCTACGAAACCAACGACAATTCCCTGGTGTATTTTGCTTACTACCACGGCCTCCTGGGCACCAG GCTCTGGACGGACCTGCAGAAGTTTTGCTGCTCCCAGGGGAAATGCAACTTCCACGACAGCTCCAGTGTGAATTGCACCCTTGCT ATGGTGGAGGTGATCCGCATCGTGGACGAGTCGGGCCTTAACATCTACAACCTCTATGCACCGTGTGCCGGCGGAGTGCCCGGCAGCTACAG GTACCATGAGGATAAGCTGGTCACCCACGACCTAGGCAACACCTTCATACGGCAGCCGGCCCGTTACACGTGGAGACAG AATCTGCTGCTGATGCCCAAAGGCAAGAAGGGGGTTCGGCTGGACCCCCCCTGCACCAACACCACAGCCCCCTCCAACTACATGAATGACCCGCAGGTGCGCAAGGCCCTGCACATTGCAGATGACGCCCCTGAGTGGGAGATGTGCAG ctTTGCCGTGAGTCGGGGCTACAAGCGCCTCTTCAGCAAGATGAACGACCAGTACCTGAAGCTCTTGGGCGCTGCG AAATACCGCATCTTGCTGTACAACGGGGACGTGGACATGGCGTGCAATTTCCTGGGGGACGAGTGGTTCGTGAACTCCTTGGACCAGAAG CTGGAGGTCAGCCGTCGGCCCTGGATCTACACCGATGAGAATGGGCAGGACCAGATCGGAGGCTTCGTCAAGGAGTTCACCGGCATCTCCTTCCTGACCATCAAG GGTGCAGGCCACATGGTGCCCTCGGACAAGCCCCGGGCCGCCTTCAACGTGTTTGACCGCTTCATCAACAAGAAGCCCTTCTAG
- the PLTP gene encoding phospholipid transfer protein produces MTACHLLLLPLCLGAAAATAAGTGAPGCRIRVTAKGLALVKQEGLRFVEQELENITLSDLHGKEGQFHYNISNVRVTHLQMVNSDLRFQPRQHLDFDISNASLSLRFRRQILYWFFYDIGSINTTAEGVHIHTILELSRDNSGRLKISNSSCNASIGRMQAGFSGTLRKVYEFLATFITSGMRFLLNQQICPVLNHAGLVLLNSVLDTVPVRTPVDDYIGIDYSVLRDPIITSDTMDLDFKGSFFPLVSENQTLPNLAPELHVKGTERMVYVSLSEHFFDSALFAYYHAGVLSMELAGDQVPKDLDVLLRASFFGSIMLMNPSVVDAPLMLQLQVTAPPSCIIKPSGTTVSVSASLGIFLVPPNEPLVQLSSMTMDARLNARVTLHKKALQVLLDLRRFRISSNQSALESLALIPLQGPLKTLLQLAIMPLINEKMKKGVQIPLPEGMDFTKEVLTNHMGYLTIEADLHFSKGLKEVIEKYRAASRPKPAPKAA; encoded by the exons ATGACTGCCTGCCACCTTCTCCTCCTGCCGCTCTGCCTgggggccgccgccgccaccgccgccggcACTGGAGCGCCAGGATGTCGGATCCGAGTGACCGCCAAGGGCTTGGCGCTGg TGAAGCAGGAGGGGCTGCGCTTTGTGGAGCAGGAGCTGGAGAACATCACGCTGAGCGACCTGCACGGCAAGGAGGGCCAGTTCCACTACAACATCAGCAA CGTGCGGGTGACCCACCTCCAGATGGTCAACTCGGACCTGCGCTTCCAGCCCCGGCAGCACCTGGACTTTGACATCAGCAACGCCTCACTCAGCCTGCGCTTCCGGCGCCAGATCCTCTACTGGTTCtt CTACGACATTGGCTCCATCAACACCACTGCGGAGGGGGTGCACATTCACACCATACTGGAGCTCTCCAGGGACAACAGTGGGCGCCTGAAGATCTCCAACAGCAGCTGCAATGCCTCCATCGGCCGCATGCAGGCAGGGTTCAGCGGCACCCTCAG GAAGGTGTATGAGTTCCTGGCCACGTTCATCACCAGTGGCATGCGCTTCCTCCTCAACCAGCAG aTCTGCCCCGTGCTCAACCACGCAGGGCTGGTGCTGTTGAACTCAGTCCTGGACACGGTGCCCG TACGTACCCCAGTGGATGATTATATTGGGATAGACTACTCCGTCCTGCGGGATCCCATCATCACCTCTGACACCATGGACTTGGATTTTAAG ggCTCCTTCTTCCCACTGGTGTCCGAGAACCAGACCCTCCCCAATCTGGCCCCAGAGCTTCACGTCAAGGGGACGGAGCGCATGGTGTACGTGTCCCTCTCCGAGCACTTCTTCGACTCCGCCCTCTTTGCTTACTACCACGCGGGCGTTCTGAGCATGGAACTTGCTGGagaccag GTGCCCAAAGACCTGGACGTCCTGCTGAGAGCCTCCTTCTTCGGCAGCATCATGCTCATG AATCCCTCGGTGGTGGACGCCCCCCTGATGCTGCAGCTGCAAGTGACGGCCCCCCCCTCCTGCATCATCAAGCCCTCGGGCACAACCGTGTCTGTCTCGGCCAGCCTGGGCATCTTCTTGGTGCCCCCCAACGAGCCCCTGGTGCAGCTCTCCAGCATGACCATG GATGCACGGCTGAATGCCAGGGTGACCCTGCACAAGAAGGCCCTGCAAGTCCTCCTGGACCTGAGAAG GTTCCGCATCTCCTCCAACCAGTCGGCTCTGGAGTCCCTGGCA CTGATCCCACTGCAGGGACCTTTGAAGACCCTGCTGCAGCTGGCCATTATGCCCCTCATCAACG agaagatgaagaagggtGTCCAAATCCCCCTCCCCGAAGGCATGGACTTCACCAAGGAGGTGCTCACGAACCACATG ggctACCTGACCATCGAGGCCGACCTTCACTTCTCCAAGGGCCTGAAAGAAGTCATAGAGAAGTACCGGGCTGCATCCCGCCCCAAGCCTGCCCCGAAGGCTGCctga